From the Cryptomeria japonica chromosome 2, Sugi_1.0, whole genome shotgun sequence genome, one window contains:
- the LOC131051970 gene encoding patatin-like protein 2 has product MANEDILPIDVSGDVGTRILSVDGGGVRGLIPVQLLKFLEQQLQKLDGEDARLADYFNIMAGTSTGGLITTMLATPDPNDHKYKRPFSTQKIEDFYLKNASSIFPQPSKWNIFHGIFGPKFNGKHLVEILKQEKFHETHLAETVTNLVIPTFDIKTQFPTIFASHEAKVDPLKNPNLMDVCLSTTAAPTYFPSHQFTTNSSDGETRVFNLVDGGVAANNPVMLTLIAMNLVTRAVHRDPRIEDKKKHIDHFIVLSLGTGLEDGIEWDAKKAATWGSLKWITHDGRTPLIESIMNASSDMVNIHTALMLHHCKENYLRIQEWQLKGSEAKMDLSTEENLRNLVKKGQELLDKPVRTLDLETGRPEIVDNKYTNRLALTKMAEGLSMDRKLRDKKRAASLHSKNGHSNAHSGGIKI; this is encoded by the exons ATGGCTAACGAGGATATTCTTCCAATCGATGTCTCGGGGGACGTGGGTACAAGAATCTTGAGTGTCGATGGCGGAGGAGTCCGGGGTCTTATTCCTGTGCAATTACTCAAATTCTTAGAGCAACAGTTGCAG AAATTGGATGGGGAAGATGCCAGACTAGCAGATTATTTCAATATAATGGCAGGTACCAGCACTGGAGGTCTCATCACCACAATGTTAGCTACTCCAGACCCAAATGACCACAAATACAAGCGTCCTTTTAGTACCCAGAAAATTGAAGATTTCTACTTGAAGAATGCGAGTTCCATATTTCCTCAGCCAAG CAAGTGGAATATTTTTCACGGCATTTTCGGTCCCAAATTCAATGGCAAACATCTGGTCGAAATCTTAAAACAAGAGAAATTTCACGAAACACATCTTGCTGAAACGGTAACTAACCTAGTGATACCCACCTTCGATATCAAGACGCAGTTTCCCACGATTTTCGCCAGCCATgag GCGAAAGTAGATCCGCTGAAGAACCCAAATCTTATGGACGTATGTCTCTCCACAACTGCAGCTCCTACCTATTTTCCATCTCACCAGTTTACAACAAATTCCAGCGATGGAGAAACCAGAGTTTTTAACTTAGTAGATGGAGGAGTAGCAGCCAACAATCCTGTAATGCTT ACCTTGATAGCAATGAATCTAGTCACTCGAGCAGTTCATCGGGATCCAAGAATCGAAGACAAGAAG AAACACATTGACCACTTTATTGTGCTTTCTCTTGGAACGGGATTAGAAGACGGTATTGAATGGGATGCAAAAAAGGCTGCGACATGGGGAAGCTTGAAGTGGATTACTCACGATGGAAGAACACCTCTGATAGAATCCATCATGAATGCAAGTTCAGACATGGTTAACATTCATACAGCTTTGATGCTCCATCATTGCAAAGAAAATTATCTTAGAATCCAG GAATGGCAATTAAAAGGAAGTGAAGCAAAGATGGATCTCAGTACAGAAGAAAACCTGAGGAATCTTGTGAAGAAAGGGCAGGAGTTGTTGGATAAGCCTGTTAGAACTTTGGATCTAGAGACTGGACGTCCTGAGATAGTGGATAACAAGTACACAAACAGGCTGGCATTAACTAA AATGGCTGAAGGACTCTCTATGGATAGGAAGTTGAGGGATAAGAAGCGCGCAGCATCTTTACATTCTAAGAATGGGCATTCGAATGCCCATAGTGGTGGAATAAAGATCTGA